In Paramormyrops kingsleyae isolate MSU_618 chromosome 11, PKINGS_0.4, whole genome shotgun sequence, the genomic window aaaaatctttctttcAATTTGCTGAAACTTTAAACCGAAGTTTGCTTGTGCAGCACTGAATTTCCTCCATATAATTTTTATGTTTAATCAGTCTTTTTCCTATGCTGTAGGTGACAAATATGTCTGGAACAGAAGTTGCAAAATTTTCACCAGTGGTAATACTGCTAAAAATCAAGGCACCTGACATGCTTTCAggtattcataaaaaaataatagaagGACGGTTTTGCAGAACAATGTTTGAGTCGTTTCAGAGGTTTCCATAGCGATTGTAAATTTGTGATGTTGCAAAAGTAATTTACAGATATTAATCTAGTAATAAAGATTTTAAAAGTTCTCTTGGCTTTATATTTGCATTTGGTTATATACCAGCTGTCACATGTCATTCTGTTTTcctttgattttgtttttgcaggcACATCTTTAAAATGCCCATTTGAGGTGTTACAGAAGACTGCATCTGTGATTGGCTCCGGTCTGAATCACATGATCAGTGCTCAACAATGGGCGGAGCAGCGGGCAATATTTAAATCAGTGCACAGCAAATATCTGGACACAGGCACATGTGAGATGAAGGCAAAAGCGCGGTGAGCTATTAATGTAGACAGCAGAATGAGAGGCACTGTTTTAGGAAATCAGCCATAATATGCTCATAATCTCTGATTGAACATTCCATACTGAAGATAGAAATGAAATACTCTCTTTAACTTGTATGAATTATGCAGTTGCATTATTAAAACTGTTGTAGGgtttcacaaaaacattacagAATACAACGCTccttcagtgtgtgtcagtcaTTAATTTAATCtgaatgttacttcagcctgggTAGTCTCTTCTTCCTCCTTCCTGGAGGACTGTGCACCTTCACAGACGGGACCAGAAGTCTACAAGGTGCGTCAAAACAGTTCACTCATGCATTAATTTCTCCATACGGGCATCTCCCTTGGCCACTTATCAGGCGCTTGGGCACACGGGTACGTGATACTATGGTTTGTCTTGTACGGGAATAGAATCTCTGTGTAACAGAGCAGCCGGCCCATAACGTTAATCTCTTTAGGTCCACCtagtgctgtctgtgtgtggtggAGAGGCGATCATAATCTTTACCAGTACCTGCTGCATAAAAGAGCTAAAGAGAAGACGACAGGTAGGCTGTACACCTCATGTTATGCCCCCTTATTTGTGATGCGCAATGATACATTATTGATTaatgcctttttaaaaatgcagattctgCTTtgtgccagcagagggcagtgttACTGCTCAGGTGAccttatttaaaaacaaacatagaGCTGATCGTTTAACATGATGTTGTGGAATTTACCGTGCTAATGCACTCTATGGATACATGGTTTATGATTAGCACAATCAATAAATGGTTAAAATAATAGATGTAGATTATTATATGGTTTCTTTATGTTTATATGTACCCTTCTTTGCTGCAGAGGATGAAGCCAAGCCCAGTGTGGTGTGGCCAAACGCTCAGGAGATCGTCTGCTCGGCGATCAGCAGATGCACTCGTCACATTGCGCTCGGGCTGATGGGGGGGTTAGTCACCGTGTGGGACCGGTGTCTAGGTGAGCTCCCTCTCTTTGGTGTCTTCAGACTGCCTGCTGACGGCTTATTTTTACAGCTCGCAATGTTTCTTGGACGTGTTTTTATTATCAGGGTGAAAAATCAGGAACAAAATGAATATACACTTTATGGACAAATGTGTTGGGGCAACAGGCCATTACACCTagaggaacttttatgacatcccattggAAATctataggcatcaatatggagttggtccccctttgcagctataacagctgccgctcttctgggaaggatttccacaagactgcattgtgccaactgtaaagggGGATAATCATCTGGGGTTTTTCAGGGGTatttatatgcacacacacacacacacacacacacacacatacatatatatatatataataatgataaaattattattatataagcATTTCACCATGGGCTCCACACAAACGTTTTGGTGCTATGCgttattttaaataacaaaaacatgatGGGCATTGATGCTGCtcaaatttaaataaatcttTCAGAAACAATCGACACCAGGTACACTTTCGATCAGTGATGGTTTGACTCATGTGGATCTGATCTTTGATTCTGCAGGCCTTCCTTGGTCCGTCCTCTCTGTTTCTGCTGACAGCCCTTTCAACAAGCTGCACTTCCTGGACTGTCTGCCCTTTTCCCAAGAtccttttttccccaaaatacACGTCTTGGTGACCTGCAAGAATGCCGATTGTCATGTGATCACTGCAGGCAGGGGGATGGATTTCCAGGTGATGCAGCTGTGTGGAAGGTAACCTGACTGACCTGCAAGGTGAAAGAGCGTGTTAGAAATGACCTCCCACGTTCCAGGGAGACATGTTACAAGCAGCTGTAAAACGAGAATCATCAGCAAGCTGTATTTGTGGATTTCAGTCTAAggtggtgtgtcagtgtgtgattgAAGGTGTTGCTGAGAGCCATGTGTCTGACATGTGCCTCTCATGACAGGCCCAGCTTCCCCGCCAGCCAAAGTGCCGTTTGTGTTATCATGCAGACTGCTGTTTCTTTCCTGGACAGACCTGCAGATGCAGAGGGTCCGCCCACAGAGGTTCTGTCAGTCCACTTTCTGCAGATGTTGGTGAGCATGGTTTACATTTTTGAGAAGAACTTGTGATCAGGCAGGGCTGCTGTGGGTGTGCACCTCCCAGAATTTAAATTCACTTAATTTATCCCCCAGAATATATAGACCTTTGCTTTTATATCGTTAAATTGTGTTCCCCCATCCGCAGTCAAACTCTCTCCACACCATTGCGTGCAGAACTATGTTACGGTTAACGGTGTACATTTTTGATCTCCCAGCCTGTGGGTCAGGAGATGGTGGTGATTTCTCTTGGCTCCAGGATTCAGGTCCATAGTTTTCATGTGAATAGGTAACTCAGAACGACCGCATGAGTGAATTTGTATGTATGAGAGTGTGAGCGCCCCCTGATGGCCAAGACAGATGATTCTACAGGAAAGACTCTGGCATTACTGAACAAGGGGTTGCTGAGAATTATATATATTTCCATGCATTTAAAAGTGTTGCTGTCTAATAAGCATTCTGTGTCAAAACATGTGAGTGTGTCTCCAGGTGTTGTGAAAGACAGAAGGAAGGACATTGGTGCTGATCAGCTCTGAGTAATCAGGTTTTAATTGAAAAGCACAAAACACAAATTCAACAGCTCAAGACACTGAGCAGCAATCAGAATCCGAATCGTGAAGCTGAGGCAAAGGAGTGAAAGGCAGTACTCATAGTCGGTGAATCAGACGGAGGTCGGGTGATGGGCTGAGGCAGTACTTGTCAGTGAATCAGACGGAGGTCAGGAGATGGGCTGAGGCAGTACTCATAGTCGGTGAATCAGACGGAGGTCGGGTGATGGGCTGAGGCAGTACTTGTCAGTGAATCAGACGGAGGTCAGGAGATGGGCTGAGGCAGTACTCATAGTCGGTGAATCAGACGGAGGTCAGGAGATGGGCTGAGGCAGTACTCATAGTCGGTGAATCAGACGGAGGTCAGGAGATGGGCTGAGGCAGTACTCATAGTCGGTGAATCAGACGGAGGTCAGGAGATGGGCTGAGGCAGTACTCATAGTCGGTGAATCAGACGGAGGTCGGGTGATGGGCTGAGGCAGTACTCATAGTCGGTGAATCAGACAGAAGTCGGGTGATGGGCTCAGGCAGTACTCATAGTCGGTGAATCAGACGGAGGTCGGGTGATGGGCTGAGGCAGTACTCATAGTCGGTGAATCAGACGGAGGTCGGGTGATGGGCTGAGGCAGTACTCATAGTCGGTGAATCAGACGGAGGTCGGGTGATGGGCTGAGGCAGTACTCATAGTCGGTGAATCAGACTGAGGTCGGGTGATGGGCTGAGGCAGTACTCATAGTCGGTGAATCAGACTGAGGTCGGGTGATGGGCTGAGGCAGTACTCATAGTCGGTGAATCAGACGGAGGTCGGGTGATGGGCTGAGGCAGTACTCATAGTCGGTGAATCAGACGGAGGTCGGGTGATGGGCTGAGGCAGTACTCATAGTCGGTGAATCAGACTGAGGTCGGGTGATGGGCTGAGGCAGTACTCATAGTCGGTGAATCAGACGGAGGTCAGGAGATGGGCTGAGGCAGTACTCATAGTCGGTGGATCAGACGGAGGTCAGGTGATGGACTGAGGCAGTACTCATAGTCGGTGAATCAGACGGAGGTCAGGAGATGTGGACTGGCAATCAGGGGGCACAGTTAAGCTTGGAGTCTGTGAAATGAAGCAGAGACAGGTACACAGGTAGGCAGGGGAATATACTTGCCGGTGGGCTCTCCCATAGGGGCTGATTACTGTGACATAGGCAGGGCTTTCTCGGACTGGTTGCTGACGGTAGTAGGGTGATCCTTGCATTTTGTGTCCCTCCCAGGTTCTCCTCATGTACAGAAATGGCACCATCGTGCTGCTGGACACCTCAGATGACACAGTCGTGGCCACCTTGGTTCTGCCACCTTCCCACTGCCTTGCAACTCCATGGAGCCCAGTATATACACTGGATCCAGTGAACCAGAACTTGTTTGTTCGAGGTACAGTGTCAAAATGGCTCATTTTTCACTTCGTCTGAGCCCTTCCCAGCATACATATGAGTGTGCATAGAGAGGCTAGATTTCTCTTCTATTTCAAGAGGAGACTTTAAGAATTCTGGGGTGGCTTGGTGGTACAATGATTAGTGCTACTGCCTCACACCGTAGGGCCAGGGTTCTCcgccatggctctgtgtgtgaggagtGTCCATGTTCTCCCTCATGGGGTTTCCACCAAGTAttccggtttcccccccacagtgcaaaaacatgctgaggttaattggagttaccaaattgcccgtaggtgtgactggtgtgtgagtgtgccctgcgatgggttggcacccgatcctgggttgttccctgccctggaCCCTCTGCGATCCTGAATAGGGcaagcagtttcagaagatggatggacggatggactTTACGAAGTCTGTTTTGAATCTCAGAGCCAGTTTGCATTAAACACAGCAGGTCTGCCTTTTGTTTAGATATTTAACAGATTTTGACAAAAACCATAGATGGCATGAtctaatgaaaatgttttagaTCTGCGTGATTTCCTATTTATCTTGGCATGTCTGCAGCATAACAATTAGGAATAACAGCCGTAtgtgtatcttttttttttttatttaacacatTCAGACTGAAATGAGCCCTTCCTGTTCCAGCTGACAGATATCTCTGTCCTGAGGAAGATCAGGATGAGGAAGGATCTGGAAGCTCTCTTTATGTTTTCAGCCTCGGAACAACCTCGGCCTCGGAGCCTCAGCGAGAGGCACCAAGGAAGCTGCGGACTTTGGAGGACATGTGTAATCAGTACTTAAAAGAGAGGTTAGTTGGTCAGGTCACTGGGTGCACCTGAAACCTTTCTGTATCTTTTCTAAACATCCTCCAGGGTGTAAGCAGAACAGTCATTACAATAGATCACATGGAGCAGGTACCTGACCTTAGGGCCAATATTTCAAGTACATTTGGTAAAACTGCTGGAATTTTGCAGGTCCTTCAGCGGACAGTCCTGTCTTCATCCAGTAATTTCATATTTTATACCGTTGCCGTCCAATGAAAACCATGTATGTCCACTTTTTTGAAGATTGGGTGAATTCCATCTATAATAAAAAGTCATATTCTCCTCTGTCTACCGATAGCGTTTGACATCAAATTGACCgatgaaaatattatttatgaCATCACCTGTTTAACTAGTATttatggaagtaaatctgtgtcat contains:
- the wdr93 gene encoding WD repeat-containing protein 93 isoform X2; this encodes MKPKKLGRAKMPVYTRKVPTGIPEPWDSEDSADEERVDPDLLHDSLPQPFRMIGKVLDGVLDRAWGVISDREAARVTERSRRKIPQVEFSDEVKLPVKANCLACTDDGKYVFVGFSCGISVISAVGHVRTATWEQDRVEIISIHCTCLGEMAYLIATVDDMGVSRVFAYYADYIYLIKLINETKERNKRNNCTKIELSEGGDYAAVLIDCNGDSWIEMYRFPKVSWLKELEAASCNQVTNMSGTEVAKFSPVVILLKIKAPDMLSGTSLKCPFEVLQKTASVIGSGLNHMISAQQWAEQRAIFKSVHSKYLDTGTCEMKAKARLGSLFFLLPGGLCTFTDGTRSLQGPPSAVCVWWRGDHNLYQYLLHKRAKEKTEDEAKPSVVWPNAQEIVCSAISRCTRHIALGLMGGLVTVWDRCLGLPWSVLSVSADSPFNKLHFLDCLPFSQDPFFPKIHVLVTCKNADCHVITAGRGMDFQVMQLCGRPSFPASQSAVCVIMQTAVSFLDRPADAEGPPTEVLSVHFLQMLVLLMYRNGTIVLLDTSDDTVVATLVLPPSHCLATPWSPVYTLDPVNQNLFVRADRYLCPEEDQDEEGSGSSLYVFSLGTTSASEPQREAPRKLRTLEDMCNQYLKERALTLEDRSAAIRQSWMQLQQCSAPLSGKAVPLFRGKQCPSFGE
- the wdr93 gene encoding WD repeat-containing protein 93 isoform X6 is translated as MKPKKLGRAKMPVYTRKVPTGIPEPWDSEDSADEERVDPDLLHDSLPQPFRMIGKVLDGVLDRAWGVISDREAARVTERSRRKIPQVEFSDEVKLPVKANCLACTDDGKYVFVGFSCGISVISAVGHVRTATWEQDRVEIISIHCTCLGEMAYLIATVDDMGVSRVFAYYADYIYLIKLINETKERNKRNNCTKIELSEGGDYAAVLIDCNGDSWIEMYRFPKVSWLKELEAASCNQVTNMSGTEVAKFSPVVILLKIKAPDMLSGTSLKCPFEVLQKTASVIGSGLNHMISAQQWAEQRAIFKSVHSKYLDTGTCEMKAKARLGSLFFLLPGGLCTFTDGTRSLQGPPSAVCVWWRGDHNLYQYLLHKRAKEKTTEDEAKPSVVWPNAQEIVCSAISRCTRHIALGLMGGLVTVWDRCLGLPWSVLSVSADSPFNKLHFLDCLPFSQDPFFPKIHVLVTCKNADCHVITAGRGMDFQVMQLCGRLLFLSWTDLQMQRVRPQRFCQSTFCRCWFSSCTEMAPSCCWTPQMTQSWPPWFCHLPTALQLHGAQYIHWIQ
- the wdr93 gene encoding WD repeat-containing protein 93 isoform X3; translation: MKPKKLGRAKMPVYTRKVPTGIPEPWDSEDSADEERVDPDLLHDSLPQPFRMIGKVLDGVLDRAWGVISDREAARVTERSRRKIPQVEFSDEVKLPVKANCLACTDDGKYVFVGFSCGISVISAVGHVRTATWEQDRVEIISIHCTCLGEMAYLIATVDDMGVSRVFAYYADYIYLIKLINETKERNKRNNCTKIELSEGGDYAAVLIDCNGDSWIEMYRFPKVSWLKELEAASCNQVTNMSGTEVAKFSPVVILLKIKAPDMLSGTSLKCPFEVLQKTASVIGSGLNHMISAQQWAEQRAIFKSVHSKYLDTGTCEMKAKARLGSLFFLLPGGLCTFTDGTRSLQGPPSAVCVWWRGDHNLYQYLLHKRAKEKTTEDEAKPSVVWPNAQEIVCSAISRCTRHIALGLMGGLVTVWDRCLGLPWSVLSVSADSPFNKLHFLDCLPFSQDPFFPKIHVLVTCKNADCHVITAGRGMDFQVMQLCGRPADAEGPPTEVLSVHFLQMLVLLMYRNGTIVLLDTSDDTVVATLVLPPSHCLATPWSPVYTLDPVNQNLFVRADRYLCPEEDQDEEGSGSSLYVFSLGTTSASEPQREAPRKLRTLEDMCNQYLKERALTLEDRSAAIRQSWMQLQQCSAPLSGKAVPLFRGKQCPSFGE
- the wdr93 gene encoding WD repeat-containing protein 93 isoform X1: MKPKKLGRAKMPVYTRKVPTGIPEPWDSEDSADEERVDPDLLHDSLPQPFRMIGKVLDGVLDRAWGVISDREAARVTERSRRKIPQVEFSDEVKLPVKANCLACTDDGKYVFVGFSCGISVISAVGHVRTATWEQDRVEIISIHCTCLGEMAYLIATVDDMGVSRVFAYYADYIYLIKLINETKERNKRNNCTKIELSEGGDYAAVLIDCNGDSWIEMYRFPKVSWLKELEAASCNQVTNMSGTEVAKFSPVVILLKIKAPDMLSGTSLKCPFEVLQKTASVIGSGLNHMISAQQWAEQRAIFKSVHSKYLDTGTCEMKAKARLGSLFFLLPGGLCTFTDGTRSLQGPPSAVCVWWRGDHNLYQYLLHKRAKEKTTEDEAKPSVVWPNAQEIVCSAISRCTRHIALGLMGGLVTVWDRCLGLPWSVLSVSADSPFNKLHFLDCLPFSQDPFFPKIHVLVTCKNADCHVITAGRGMDFQVMQLCGRPSFPASQSAVCVIMQTAVSFLDRPADAEGPPTEVLSVHFLQMLVLLMYRNGTIVLLDTSDDTVVATLVLPPSHCLATPWSPVYTLDPVNQNLFVRADRYLCPEEDQDEEGSGSSLYVFSLGTTSASEPQREAPRKLRTLEDMCNQYLKERALTLEDRSAAIRQSWMQLQQCSAPLSGKAVPLFRGKQCPSFGE
- the wdr93 gene encoding WD repeat-containing protein 93 isoform X4, coding for MKPKKLGRAKMPVYTRKVPTGIPEPWDSEDSADEERVDPDLLHDSLPQPFRMIGKVLDGVLDRAWGVISDREAARVTERSRRKIPQVEFSDEVKLPVKANCLACTDDGKYVFVGFSCGISVISAVGHVRTATWEQDRVEIISIHCTCLGEMAYLIATVDDMGVSRVFAYYADYIYLIKLINETKERNKRNNCTKIELSEGGDYAAVLIDCNGDSWIEMYRFPKVSWLKELEAASCNQVTNMSGTEVAKFSPVVILLKIKAPDMLSGTSLKCPFEVLQKTASVIGSGLNHMISAQQWAEQRAIFKSVHSKYLDTGTCEMKAKARLGSLFFLLPGGLCTFTDGTRSLQGPPSAVCVWWRGDHNLYQYLLHKRAKEKTTEDEAKPSVVWPNAQEIVCSAISRCTRHIALGLMGGLVTVWDRCLGLPWSVLSVSADSPFNKLHFLDCLPFSQDPFFPKIHVLVTCKNADCHVITAGRGMDFQVMQLCGRPSFPASQSAVCVIMQTAVSFLDRPADAEGPPTEVLSVHFLQMLVLLMYRNGTIVLLDTSDDTVVATLVLPPSHCLATPWSPVYTLDPVNQNLFVRADRYLCPEEDQDEEGSGSSLYVFSLGTTSASEPQREAPRKLRTLEDMCNQYLKERGLFSYVSM
- the wdr93 gene encoding WD repeat-containing protein 93 isoform X5; the protein is MKPKKLGRAKMPVYTRKVPTGIPEPWDSEDSADEERVDPDLLHDSLPQPFRMIGKVLDGVLDRAWGVISDREAARVTERSRRKIPQVEFSDEVKLPVKANCLACTDDGKYVFVGFSCGISVISAVGHVRTATWEQDRVEIISIHCTCLGEMAYLIATVDDMGVSRVFAYYADYIYLIKLINETKERNKRNNCTKIELSEGGDYAAVLIDCNGDSWIEMYRFPKVSWLKELEAASCNQVTNMSGTEVAKFSPVVILLKIKAPDMLSGTSLKCPFEVLQKTASVIGSGLNHMISAQQWAEQRAIFKSVHSKYLDTGTCEMKAKARLGSLFFLLPGGLCTFTDGTRSLQGPPSAVCVWWRGDHNLYQYLLHKRAKEKTTEDEAKPSVVWPNAQEIVCSAISRCTRHIALGLMGGLVTVWDRCLGLPWSVLSVSADSPFNKLHFLDCLPFSQDPFFPKIHVLVTCKNADCHVITAGRGMDFQVMQLCGRPSFPASQSAVCVIMQTAVSFLDRPADAEGPPTEVLSVHFLQMLVLLMYRNGTIVLLDTSDDTVVATLVLPPSHCLATPWSPVYTLDPVNQNLFVRD